ATACTGTGATGGCTATCTAGTGAGTAGACTAGGACTCCCTAAGACGATCTGCTCGCCTAGGAGGGATCACATACGGTCTCCTCGACCGAGCGCCTACTACTTCTTCTTATGACGATTCTTACGTAGTCTCTTCTTACGCTTGTGCGTCGACATCTTGCGACGCTTGTGCTTCTTACCGTTTGGCATAATTGATTCTTTTGAATTGGTCTATATTGGATCCAAGGTCATGAGGTCCGTAGCTAGCCTCTATGCAGAAGCAACCGATGTCTTCCTCAGGACTATCTGCCTCGACTCACCCCTGGGATACTATTTGATTATGGCTGTGAATGCCTTCGAAGGCTTGAACGTAGGAACCTTGCGAGCTGGTACGATGATCGTCGTCTGCTTGGATATGTTGCGAGCAGTCTTCTCTGCGCGCTCCTTGACGACAAAGCTACCAAAGCCTCTGAGGTAGACATTGTCTCCCTGGCTCATAGCGTTCTTGACTGTATCCATAAAAGCCTCTACGACCTGTAGTACCTCCTGTCGGTCTAAGCCTGTCGTGTCAGCTATACTCTTTACAACTTCTGCTTTAGTCATGTATTCTTAGTAATGGGTCTTATAGTGATTTGCGATGAGGCATCATGCTATAGCTCCGAGAGCGTGTGTGCATGGTGAATAAGTTGTGCATAAAGCAACTCACACCAACCTGCTCTAGCGTAAAAAATCAGAGGAGTGCTCTCGATCTTGTCCAAGAACACTCCTCTTCTTTTTGATATATACTCGCTTGTGGTATCAGTCTAGTGTCTTAAAGCGACTTAGAGGAAAGGGAGGTGGCTGGCAAGGCTCTATGTGTAGCCCCTAGGGGAGTCGAACCCCTCTTTCCAGGATGAAAACCTGGCGTCCTAACCGATAGACGAAAGGGCCAAATCGTTGCGCCAGTATCCTTAATATAGAGTTATATCCTCAGCGAACTGATACAGTATTGCGATGTGTCGTCGTAGACTAGAGAGAATTGAGGTGAAGAGCCAGCTTGGACTTCAGATTCGCAGCCTTATTGCGATGAATGATATTCTTACGAGCTAGACGATCTAGCGTAGAATATACCTTCGGCAAAGCCTGCTCAGCTTCCTGACGATCGGTCATGGCACGAAACTGCTTGATCATCGTACGCGACGTCTTGCTCGCATAGCGATTGCGAAGGCGACGCGTGGAACTCTGACGGATTCTCTTCAGCGTTGATTTATGATTTGCCATTCTTGTGATACTTAATTACTTGGTGTACGGTCGATATGCCAGACTCGCTAAGCGAAACAATGCATACCAGCGATTACTTGTAGCCCCTAGGGGAATCGAACCCCTATTTTCAGAATGAGAATCTGACGTCCTAACCGTTAGACGAAAGGGCCAGTAGCTACTTGCCAACTAATGCCGAATGTTCGGCTCTCGGGCAATTGTGATGCAAAGGTAATACAAATTTTTCTTCTGGCAAAAGATTCTCGCAAGAAAATTCTCCAAAATAGAGATTATACCGCGGGAAACACAGCTCAGAAGGTTGATAGTCACGCTTTTACGGAAAGTTTACTCAAAACAGACTTTCTATCTCAAGTCACGACCCCAAAGGAGCTTTTCGCGAATTACTTGAGCATAAGGCTTGTGTGAGAGGCGCAGCAGATGGGCTCGCTTGTCACTCTTGCGAGCAACGATCTCGACACCACAATCGTAGACCCGCAGATTACCATCGATCACGATAGAGAAGGTAGGATGTAGCGAGGAGACTCTCATCGTCAGCACACTGGTATCGGGGAAGATGAGCGGAGCCATGTTGAGCGTGTGAGGTGCTATCGGCACCAGCAGCAACGTCTGGCACTGAGGGGTCACGATAGGACCTCCCAGGCTGAGCGCATAAGCCGTCGAGCCCGAGGGCGTGCTCACGACCAAGCCGTCGGCAGCGTACTCGGCTAGCAAGTCGCCGTCTAGATCTACACGTATCTTGATGATAGATCCAGTCTCTCGTTTCTGCACCGCTAGATCATTGAGTGCCGTGCCAACATGCTCTCCCGCCACACTTACATCGATCAGCGAGCGAGTCTCTATATCGTATTGCCCAGCCAGTAGGTCATCAAGATGATGCAGAGCTTCTCGTGGCTCCATCTCGGTCATAAAGCCGAGGTGCCCGCAGTTGATCGCCCATATAGGCAGCTCCACATCTCGCAGCTTGTGCACAGCTCGCAGGAGGGTACCATCCCCTCCGAGACTCAGAGCTATGTCGCCATAGGGCATTTCGCCACCCGGCCACATCTGCGGATAACCCTCAGGGATGCCCGCCTGTTGCAGCGCCTCCCAGAGCGGTGCCTCTATGTAAAGGTCTACACCATGCTCTGCGAGTGCCGTCAGTAGTGCCGTCACATCGTCCGTGAGCCGCATTGTAGCGTGGCTCCCATACACTGCTATCGTATTTATCTTGTGCCTATCCATCGGGGATGTCTGATTGCATCGCTACAAAAGTACCGAAAAGAAGGCAGACCCCCAAAGAGCTGTCCCCCGCAAAACAATCGAATGCGTAGCACTTACTCGATCATAAAGAGCTTGGCCGATATGCGCACCCACTCGTTGATCTTCTTGACTTGGACGACCCGAGCGTAAAACTCTTTGCCAGCGTCCATCAGCCGTGATATGACTAGATTGAGCTCTTGTGGCACATAGCCTATGCGGTGCTCCTCGTAGTAGATGGCGATGGCGTTTTCGTCGTACTCGTTTTGCGGCTGTCGTACCATACGTAGCACTGTGTCAGGCAGTAGCGTAGGGTAAAGCTCCTGTACGATAGGGCAGAAGGTGGTCCCAGCGACTACGATGTCTAGGAGGAAGATCTCCCGCTTGGGTAGTCCTAATGCGTTGATGCCTTCAGTGCCAATGAGCGCTAGTAGCTCGGGACTGACTGGTATGATCTCGTTACTCATAGATTATGTGACTTATATTCCTCCATCAGTGTGATGATCGTCTGCAGCTCCTTCTCGCTCGCTTCGAGCTCCTGTATGATTGCTTCTAGCTCAGCTTGCTTCTCTAGTATCTTTACGGGGCTTGACAGCAACTCTTCTTGATCAAATGGGAAGCTTTTCGACCGCTTGGCCATCCTAATCTCGAGGGTACTCTTCTTCTCTCGTAGTTTTTCGATTTCAGCCGAGAGCGTCTCAGGATCTGAGGGGAGCTCCTCCGAGTGCTTCTCCTTATTTAGTAGAGCCAGCACAGCTCGTAGCTGCGGTAGGTCTCCGATCTGATAAGCCTTCACCGTGATTAGAAAGAGTCGCTTGTCCTCCTCCGTATAGTGTGGGTTGAGGTCTGGGTGGAGTCGCTTGACTAGGGTCTTGTAGATCTCTCTGAGCTCTTTGGTCTCTTGGGAAGAGAGGTGCGGCCTGTCCCAATACTCCTTAGCCGCTTTGAGTTGAGCTAGCTTTCGCTCCAGGAGCTGATGAAACTCTAGCCGCTGCTGCGCCATCTGCTTGTCTATCTCGACGAGGTCGGGTGCTTCGTCTCGATTGATGTAAGCCTGCAGGAGCGACCGCCTGAAGCGGAGCGTGGCTAAGGAGAGCCCTAGACGCAACTGGGTGTACAGCAACTTGCCGAAGTAGTGCATGTAGAGCGCAGATAGGTGAGGCGCCTCGTGATCGGTCATCTCCTGATACTGGGAGACGAGTGCCGTGTAGTCCGCGACGAGCGTCTCGTACTGCTCCCGAAGCCTCTGATACTCTGGAGAGCATGCGAGCGGGTTCATATCTGTCATTGCATTCCGTCTATTAGGGCTAATCTGGGAACTAAGATAGTGCTTTTAGCGCAAAGAGCTTAGTATCTCGAAGGGCTTAACCTTCGATCTGCTGCCAGAATGGAGTCGCCACCACTCGGCTTACCAAAGCCTCTGGCGTGGTAGCTAGTTCCTCGGCGAGGTGAGTGTAGGTCGCCTCTATCGCCTTTCGATGCGTAAGTCCGTTGGGGATCTCATCGGTCTCGACGAGGAGTGCCTTCGCCTCATAGGCTAAGTGCAAAGCCTCAGCATCGTAGCGACGGCCGAAGGAGAGCGCAAAGCCCTTGCTCAGCATCATCTGCGCCACCTCTCCTCTAGCGCGAAAGCCGTGTAGCACCATCGGGGGGAGCTGCGCAAACTCTTGCGCCATCTGACTACGCAGCTCAATCATCTCAGCCCACGCACGTACCGCGTGTAGGAGGATAGGGCGATGTAGCTGACAGGCTAAGCGCATCTGCGCCTCTAGCCAGACGAGTTGCTCTGCGAGTGTTGCATTGCTCCGCACCTTGTCGATGCCACACTCGCCGACAGCGACGATCTGAGGAGCAGACGCCAGGCAACTCTGCATCTGATCAATGAGTGCTGTCAGACTTTGCTCTGGAGGCAGTGACCAGGGATGAAAGCCTATCGAGTAGAGCTGGGCCTCCTCGATTGCGACACCTCCGCTCCACTCGAGACTGTTGCATAAAGGCGAATCCCTGTGTTGCTTTCGGGATTCGGCTTCGGTCACATACGGAGGTATGCTCCCTTCAGACCTTACCCTCAGCGCCTTGCGCTTAATCCTTTCTGCAAAGTCAGGACAATCTTGCAAGCAAGATTGTGAGACTGTTGACTTTTGCAACAGTCTCCACTCTGTGTAGGTGAGCGAGCGAATTGCTTGGCAGCCCGTCTCGGGGCTATGCGTGTGGCAGTCTAGAAGTTTGAGACGGCCTGTGCCTTGCTCTGCTGCTCTGATCTCCTGGCTCATTGTCGTGGTGGCACGGGGTCGTAACCCACATGTCGGTTGAAGGGGTTACACCGTAAGAGTCTCCAGATAGTTAGCCAGCTTCCCTTCAGAGCTCCATGCACCCTCAGAGCCTCTAGTGCGTACTGCGAGCAGGTCGGCGTAAAGCGACAGCTGGGTGGCAGTAGCGGTGAGATAAAGTGACGATAAAACTTGACAGGATAGCTCAGCAGGCGTACCGCTAGCGAGAGTTGCTGTGCGTTGTCTTGTTCAGCTTGTGCAGTCTGCTCCTGACGATCGGTTGCGGGTTCAGTAGCGGGGGAGGTCGGGTTAGCTTTTTCTATCTCCTTGACGATACGTGCTACGGCTCGCTCTACCGCTTGCTCCAGCTCCGAGTAGGTCGGCATCGTCTTGGCGACAGATTGTAGTGCCACTCGTATCGTACAGTGGTGCTGTGTCGCAGTCTGCCAGAGCGGAGCTTTGTGGAGGCGATAAGCAACGCGGGTCATGCGCTTGATGCGGTTGCGATCGACTGCATGCTTGAAGCGACGCTTAGCGACCGAGGTCATGACGGCCACCTGCGCCTGCTCTCCTGGCGTCTCCGTGGCGATAGGCTCCGCAAGCCATACGATGCGAATGGGGTAGGAGACGAACGAACGCCCGCAACTATGCAGTCGCTCTATCTCCTCACGCAGATAGAGTCGCTCACCTTTGGGTAGACGTTGGTTCTGGTGGGAGCGAGGGGAGTCTTCCTCCGTAGTCATCCCTCTTGCTCGGCAAGGTAGTTGTGAAGTAGCTTAGGCATCGGCGGATCCTGACGACTGCCCGTAGACTTGATATCTACTCTGAGCCCTAGCTCCTCAGCTTTCTGTGCGGTCTTAGGACCTACTGTAGCGATGATCATATCCTCTTGCTTGAAGTCAGGGACATTCTCAAAGAGCGAGGTGATCCCTACGGGACTGAAGAAGATGATCATATCGTAAGGTAGTGGCTTCTCAAGCTCTAGCTCACGAGGTATGGTGCGGTACATGACCGACTTGGTATAGTCTATCCCAGCCTCTGTCAGCAGGTCGGAGAGCTTAGCGCTGTGCTCCTCTGCGACGGGGAGGAGATACTTTTCCCCTTTGTGCTTGACAATCACCTTGACAAGGTCTTCGGTACGTCCTGTCGGTGAGAAGAAGACCTTGCGCTTGCGGTAATTGACAAACTTCTGTAAGTATGGCGCGGACATCTCTGAGCTGCAGTAATACTTCATCGTGTCTGGCATCGTGATGCGCATCTCTTTCATCAGGGTGAAAAAGTGCAAGATAGCAGTACGAGAGGTAAAGACGATGGCTGTGTAATCCAATGGATTGATGCGCTGCTGGCGAAACTCTTTTGCTTCAACTGTCTCGACACGAATGAACTGCTTGTAGTCAAGCTCCACTTGATACTTTTCAGCGACTTCGGTGTAGGGATTGGCCATCAGTGGAGCGGGCTGAGAAATAAGTATTTTTTTAATCCGGGACATACGCACAGGCAGGGGCTAATGGTATATGATAGATTCTTTCACAGGATCAGCATTCCAAAGCCTATGAGATAGGCAAGAGGAGCCATTTCCTGACTGCAAAGGTACAAAGAAATAAGCAAAGGAGTCACCCCAGCCTCCCCAAGCCAGCGTGCTGTGGGCACGATGATCGCAAGGCGCCATAAGAGGATTACAGAGATCGTCAGCCATAGTGCGACCCCCTGCCAGACGCCCGCCAGTAGCAGCAAGGAGCTCAGATAGAGAGGCAGCGGCCACAGCCACTCTAAGATGCCGTAGTGACGCACCCAGTGTAGGTAAAAGGCGGAGTCGAGATAGATCCCCGCCAGCAGACGGTTGATACCTAGGTACAGTCCGCTTAGGATCAAGCTGCAGAGTGCTAGCAGCCCTACCTGCGAGAGCGTCGTCCACAGTTCGCCAGAGGGAAGACCAGCATAGTAGCGTAGTAGCAGATAACCAGTTACGCCGACCAGCAGATGACGTTGCAACCCTCCGAGGATCGCATAGGTACCGACAGATACCCGATGTACTAAGCTGCGAAAGAAAATGTGTCCTCTATTATATAGTAGCGCATCTACTGAGCGGGACAAGAGAGAGCCGACCCACATCTGCATCAGTGCTGGGAGTAAGAGCAGTATGAGGAGCAATAGTAAGATGATATCCTCTGCTCCTCGATCTACCCCAAAGGGAGTCAACGTCCACAACCCGACCGAGCTCTCCATACACGCAAGACCAATCTACAGAGAGGCTAGATGGGAGCGTAGCTGCGCCACCTGCTCCTCCAGATCCTGCACCCCATCATTATTGATCTGATAGAGAGGGAGCTCAGGATACCTCTGCTGCAGAGCTGTAAAGGTGTACGACGCTTGACGATCGATCCGGGCCTGCACTTGCTCGCGGGAGGCTCCGTCGCGCTCCTGGACACGAGCCACACGCACCGCCTCAGGCGCCGTCACGACGACCACAGCGTCGCAGAGACGATAGAAGCCTGACTGCCACAAGATAGCACTCTCTAGGACGACCCACCCCTCGGGGGAATCCTGCTCCATCGCCCACGCCGTCAGTCTCTCAGACACATAGGGGTGAATGATCTGCTCTAGCTGGTGCAATAGCGACTTACCCGCATCAGATGGTGCGAAAACCTTGCTAGCGATCTCATCATAGCGAGGCTTTCCATCTGGACTATAAACTTCTGCACCTAATAATGCGACCACCTGTTGACGCACCTGCTCGCTCTCGGTGTAAGCTCCACGAGCTACCGCATCACTATCCATCAGGGGTAGCCCCGCCTCGACAAGCATCTGACCGACGAAGCTCTTGCCCGCACCGATCCCTCCTGTCAATCCTAAGATGCGAGGGGGCGTTGAGGAGGAGGTGAGCTGCTTTTCGGTCATGTCCAGTAGCCACTACGGCTCAGCAGTCTCTAGGATATACTGTACCGCCTTGGGAGAGGGCATAGCGCGCACCACCCAGTCGGGTAGTCCCTCGACTCTCACGGGTAGCATCTCCGGTCGTTTCTCGCCCTGCTGCACAGCTTCTGCGAGCTGTTGCAGATCGACCACCACCGAGACCTTGTCCCCGATAGGCTTATTGTAGTCTGTGATAGGCATCGTCAGGGTCAGAGAGACACGAGCTGGGAGCAACTTAGCGACAAAGCCTGAGGGTGTGTTAAGCGCCTCGACAGGTAGCTCGATGCGTCTCTCCGTCAGCTCGACGACTGAGATCTGCAACTGCACACTATCGGGCGAGGTATAGACGTGGGGGATCTCTTCAAACGGCACCCGCACCGCTTTGTCTTGCGACAGGTTCTTGTAGGTCAACGCTTTGGTATGTATCTCGCTAATCCCCGCCAGGGCTTCACGACTACCATACAGCTCGACCGTCGTAGGAGTCATCGTCAGCGGCAGTACCATATAGCCATCCTTTGCAGAGGCCGACACATGGTTCACCACTGGCACCTCTTTCCTCTGGAGAGGATATGCGCGCAGCGAAATCTGATTAGGATAGATGTCTCGGATCTGTATAGAGCTCCCCAGGCTCTCCCGCACCTTCTGTGTCAAGACGGCACTGCTAAAGAGGATGCGCCCTCCCTGCGGCACTCGCTGTGGCATAGAGAGCGAAATCGGAGGCACGCCCTTCATCCAGCGGAAGAGGAGCTGAGAGCCTTTTGCCGAGACGCTGACATCTAACGCCGTCGGCTGATCCCCCTCTAGTCCTATCTCTCCCGGCATCTCCTCATATACGATTGGTACATGGACTATCGAGGTCGTGCCACGTGAGAGCGTCTGCATAAACCATAAGGCGGTCGCTAAGAGTACCCATACAGCGATCCCCAGCAGTCGTCTCAAGCGAGGAACACGCTGCTTACGCACCACAGGATCTCCACCTGTGCGAGGCTTAGGGGTCAGATTGAGTCGCACCGCTCCCGTCTTAAGAGTTCGGAGAGGCTATTAGCGGGCGTTGGGGTCCGTGCCGAGCGGATAGACCGAGCTCTTGGCAATCTCTATGCGCACGTCACGAGCTATCTCTACCTCAAAGGTCTGCTCGTTTACCTTGCGGATCTCGCCATGCACACCACCAGCCGTTATGACTGCATCGCCTACAGCGAGCGCATCACGCTCCTGTTGCAGCTTCTTCTGACGCTTGCTCTGCGGACGGATGAAGAAAAGCCAGAAGATCAAGATGATGATTGCAAAGAAGACGAGCGAAGTCCAGGCAGGAGCACCCTGCTGTGCTGCTTGTAGAAGGAATATATTCATAGGTATCTATAGTTGATGAATTCAATTACTTCTGCAAACTTACAAAAAACCGACCGCATAGCGCATTTCCTCCCTATCGCTCGATCACACAAATCTCGAGGTACTTGTGCGAATAGGGTTAGAATAACGCCTGTAACCCAATGTAGGAACGTCCTCCCTCTAGACACACCCGAGCGTCCGTCCCCGCTAAAGGTTACAACGTCCAGCTTTTACGATGACGGGTTATATGTCTCGCTCTGACGGGACTGACTTCCTCCGACTGGACGCTCAGACCGTGTGTCTCTATAGGGTGACGTCGGGGGAGGGCAGGGCCACGGGCTGGAGGAGGTTAGGAGAGGCGCTCGAGCCAGACGGGGAGGTCGGCGAGGTGGGCAGCGAGCGAGGAGGGGACGGTGGCGGTGGGCGACGAGAGCGGGTTGTCGGCGAAGATGCCGTAGAGGGCGGTGCCGGAGCCGGACATGGCGGCGTAGAGGGCGCCGTGGCGGTAGAGCGTGTCTCGCAGAGCGGCTAGCGCGGGGTAGTGCGCGAAGACAACGGACTCGAAGTCATTGACGATGCGCTCACGCCACTGCGCTATCGGTTGCTCTAGTAGTGCAGCGAGCTTGCCCTCCGCCT
The sequence above is a segment of the Porphyromonas vaginalis genome. Coding sequences within it:
- a CDS encoding HU family DNA-binding protein produces the protein MTKAEVVKSIADTTGLDRQEVLQVVEAFMDTVKNAMSQGDNVYLRGFGSFVVKERAEKTARNISKQTTIIVPARKVPTFKPSKAFTAIIK
- the rpsT gene encoding 30S ribosomal protein S20; this encodes MANHKSTLKRIRQSSTRRLRNRYASKTSRTMIKQFRAMTDRQEAEQALPKVYSTLDRLARKNIIHRNKAANLKSKLALHLNSL
- a CDS encoding NAD(+)/NADH kinase produces the protein MDRHKINTIAVYGSHATMRLTDDVTALLTALAEHGVDLYIEAPLWEALQQAGIPEGYPQMWPGGEMPYGDIALSLGGDGTLLRAVHKLRDVELPIWAINCGHLGFMTEMEPREALHHLDDLLAGQYDIETRSLIDVSVAGEHVGTALNDLAVQKRETGSIIKIRVDLDGDLLAEYAADGLVVSTPSGSTAYALSLGGPIVTPQCQTLLLVPIAPHTLNMAPLIFPDTSVLTMRVSSLHPTFSIVIDGNLRVYDCGVEIVARKSDKRAHLLRLSHKPYAQVIREKLLWGRDLR
- a CDS encoding HIRAN domain-containing protein, with product MSNEIIPVSPELLALIGTEGINALGLPKREIFLLDIVVAGTTFCPIVQELYPTLLPDTVLRMVRQPQNEYDENAIAIYYEEHRIGYVPQELNLVISRLMDAGKEFYARVVQVKKINEWVRISAKLFMIE
- a CDS encoding molecular chaperone DnaJ → MNPLACSPEYQRLREQYETLVADYTALVSQYQEMTDHEAPHLSALYMHYFGKLLYTQLRLGLSLATLRFRRSLLQAYINRDEAPDLVEIDKQMAQQRLEFHQLLERKLAQLKAAKEYWDRPHLSSQETKELREIYKTLVKRLHPDLNPHYTEEDKRLFLITVKAYQIGDLPQLRAVLALLNKEKHSEELPSDPETLSAEIEKLREKKSTLEIRMAKRSKSFPFDQEELLSSPVKILEKQAELEAIIQELEASEKELQTIITLMEEYKSHNL
- a CDS encoding TatD family hydrolase, whose translation is MTEAESRKQHRDSPLCNSLEWSGGVAIEEAQLYSIGFHPWSLPPEQSLTALIDQMQSCLASAPQIVAVGECGIDKVRSNATLAEQLVWLEAQMRLACQLHRPILLHAVRAWAEMIELRSQMAQEFAQLPPMVLHGFRARGEVAQMMLSKGFALSFGRRYDAEALHLAYEAKALLVETDEIPNGLTHRKAIEATYTHLAEELATTPEALVSRVVATPFWQQIEG
- the yidD gene encoding membrane protein insertion efficiency factor YidD, which translates into the protein MLSYPVKFYRHFISPLLPPSCRFTPTCSQYALEALRVHGALKGSWLTIWRLLRCNPFNRHVGYDPVPPRQ
- a CDS encoding uroporphyrinogen-III synthase; this translates as MSRIKKILISQPAPLMANPYTEVAEKYQVELDYKQFIRVETVEAKEFRQQRINPLDYTAIVFTSRTAILHFFTLMKEMRITMPDTMKYYCSSEMSAPYLQKFVNYRKRKVFFSPTGRTEDLVKVIVKHKGEKYLLPVAEEHSAKLSDLLTEAGIDYTKSVMYRTIPRELELEKPLPYDMIIFFSPVGITSLFENVPDFKQEDMIIATVGPKTAQKAEELGLRVDIKSTGSRQDPPMPKLLHNYLAEQEG
- a CDS encoding DUF4271 domain-containing protein → MESSVGLWTLTPFGVDRGAEDIILLLLLILLLLPALMQMWVGSLLSRSVDALLYNRGHIFFRSLVHRVSVGTYAILGGLQRHLLVGVTGYLLLRYYAGLPSGELWTTLSQVGLLALCSLILSGLYLGINRLLAGIYLDSAFYLHWVRHYGILEWLWPLPLYLSSLLLLAGVWQGVALWLTISVILLWRLAIIVPTARWLGEAGVTPLLISLYLCSQEMAPLAYLIGFGMLIL
- the coaE gene encoding dephospho-CoA kinase (Dephospho-CoA kinase (CoaE) performs the final step in coenzyme A biosynthesis.), whose translation is MTEKQLTSSSTPPRILGLTGGIGAGKSFVGQMLVEAGLPLMDSDAVARGAYTESEQVRQQVVALLGAEVYSPDGKPRYDEIASKVFAPSDAGKSLLHQLEQIIHPYVSERLTAWAMEQDSPEGWVVLESAILWQSGFYRLCDAVVVVTAPEAVRVARVQERDGASREQVQARIDRQASYTFTALQQRYPELPLYQINNDGVQDLEEQVAQLRSHLASL
- a CDS encoding CdaR family protein; translated protein: MRLNLTPKPRTGGDPVVRKQRVPRLRRLLGIAVWVLLATALWFMQTLSRGTTSIVHVPIVYEEMPGEIGLEGDQPTALDVSVSAKGSQLLFRWMKGVPPISLSMPQRVPQGGRILFSSAVLTQKVRESLGSSIQIRDIYPNQISLRAYPLQRKEVPVVNHVSASAKDGYMVLPLTMTPTTVELYGSREALAGISEIHTKALTYKNLSQDKAVRVPFEEIPHVYTSPDSVQLQISVVELTERRIELPVEALNTPSGFVAKLLPARVSLTLTMPITDYNKPIGDKVSVVVDLQQLAEAVQQGEKRPEMLPVRVEGLPDWVVRAMPSPKAVQYILETAEP
- the yajC gene encoding preprotein translocase subunit YajC is translated as MNIFLLQAAQQGAPAWTSLVFFAIIILIFWLFFIRPQSKRQKKLQQERDALAVGDAVITAGGVHGEIRKVNEQTFEVEIARDVRIEIAKSSVYPLGTDPNAR